In Montipora capricornis isolate CH-2021 chromosome 4, ASM3666992v2, whole genome shotgun sequence, a single genomic region encodes these proteins:
- the LOC138047469 gene encoding solute carrier family 22 member 15-like isoform X1, protein MPDVGEKSNQEDFEQFANRTRYGGINRVPMPKTQGFFFEFDDILKFIGEFGSRQSNLFFITCVFVNIPCAFQLISLYFINGTPKFQCVTPSASAICDVDKCCKNCSKYEFTENFTSTTTEYNLICDRAYIAASMQAGFMAGMVVGSSLFGAVSDSYGRRFCMFLCAFLTFVFSIGAAYTHSLILFTVLRVATAASLTGLMYAQYVYTLEIVGASYRTLVAQTSALFWVIGNLGLALLAYYIREWRTLLLIISCPPVLLIFLWRFVPESPRWLVAQGRTDEAARVLTKFCDNSSRSVNLSGWLKSALEHCQLGQTGEEGKKSRYSPIDLVRTPRLRKRTIIFWFCWMVQCMVIYGFLFNLSDLAGNPYMNVLWTYGGDAVGVFLGWITIQKFGRRIPCCIFMIVGGVACLAVVAVPKNKQVVSTALAIIGRFLISLTFSVMWLYVSELYPTSIRNLALGSCSTFARFGSMVSPYVVMMSQLPGLSVTLPMMIFGVLSVIAGVMVLWLPETLDANMCQTIEEVAVAEEYYGFVWMGKRVARPCSYFRSPVVEANSSQNLPEDQEFVNENSPLI, encoded by the exons ATGCCGGATGTCGGGGAAAAGTCAAACCAAGAAGATTTCGAGCAATTTGCAAATAGAACTAGGTATGGAGGCATCAACAG AGTGCCGATGCCAAAAACCCAAGGATTCTTTTTTGAGTTTGACGATATTTTGAAGTTCATTGGAGAGTTTGGTTCTCGCCAAAGCAATCTTTTCTTTATCACTTGTGTGTTTGTTAACATACCATGTGCTTTCCAACTCATCTCCTTGTATTTCATAAATGGTACCCCCAAGTTTCAATGTGTGACACCCAGTGCTAGTGCCATATGTGATGTGGATAAATGTTGcaaaaattgttcaaaatatgaaTTTACTGAAAATTTTACCAGTACAACCACAGAG TACAATCTGATCTGTGATAGAGCCTACATCGCTGCCAGTATGCAAGCTGGTTTCATGGCTGGAATGGTAGTTGGGTCGTCTTTATTTGGAGCTGTCTCGGATTCATACGGTCGTCGTTTTTGCATGTTTTTATGCGCTTTTCTTACG TTTGTTTTCAGCATTGGTGCGGCTTACACGCACTCCTTGATCCTGTTTACGGTGCTTCGTGTCGCTACCGCGGCCTCATTGACGGGTTTAATGTACGCTCAATATGTGTATACATTGGAAATCGTAGGAGCAAGTTACCGCACTTTAGTGGCACAAACCTCAGCGTTATTTTGGGTAATAGGAAATCTTGGCTTGGCATTGCTAGCTTACTACATCAGGGAATGGCGAACATTGCTCCTTATCATCAGCTGCCCTCCAGTCTTGCTTATTTTCCTTTGGAG GTTCGTGCCCGAATCGCCCAGATGGCTTGTTGCACAAGGTCGCACAGACGAAGCCGCTCGagttttgaccaaattttgtGACAACTCCTCAAGATCTGTTAACCTATCTGGGTGGTTAAAAAGTGCATTGGAACATTGTCAACTGGGACAAACCGGCGaagaaggaaagaaatcgaGATATTCGCCTATTGACCTTGTACGCACACCGCGCTTGCGGAAAAGGACTATCATCTTCTGGTTCTGTTG GATGGTTCAATGCATGGTGATTTATGgatttttattcaacttatctGATTTGGCGGGAAATCCATACATGAATGTACTGTGGACGTATGGCGGTGATGCAGTTGGCGTATTTTTAGGGTGGATAACGATACAAAA ATTTGGCCGTCGTATTCCATGCTGCATTTTCATGATTGTCGGGGGTGTTGCATGCTTAGCTGTTGTCGCAGTACCGAAGA ACAAACAGGTGGTCAGCACGGCGTTGGCTATAATTGGACGATTTCTCATCAGTTTAACATTCAGCGTCATGTGGCTGTACGTCAGTGAGCTGTATCCGACCTCAATCAG AAACCTCGCTTTGGGAAGTTGCTCTACTTTTGCTCGATTTGGCTCAATGGTGTCTCCTTATGTTGTAATGATG TCTCAATTGCCTGGACTCAGTGTGACTCTGCCCATGATGATCTTTGGTGTTTTGTCGGTCATCGCCGGTGTTATGGTGCTTTGGCTTCCAGAAACTCTTGATGCAAACATGTGCCAAACGATCGAGGAAGTGGCTGTCGCAGAAGAGTATTATGGTTTTGTTTGGATGGGTAAAAGGGTAGCGAGGCCCTGCTCATATTTTAG
- the LOC138047469 gene encoding solute carrier family 22 member 15-like isoform X2 has translation MPDVGEKSNQEDFEQFANRTRVPMPKTQGFFFEFDDILKFIGEFGSRQSNLFFITCVFVNIPCAFQLISLYFINGTPKFQCVTPSASAICDVDKCCKNCSKYEFTENFTSTTTEYNLICDRAYIAASMQAGFMAGMVVGSSLFGAVSDSYGRRFCMFLCAFLTFVFSIGAAYTHSLILFTVLRVATAASLTGLMYAQYVYTLEIVGASYRTLVAQTSALFWVIGNLGLALLAYYIREWRTLLLIISCPPVLLIFLWRFVPESPRWLVAQGRTDEAARVLTKFCDNSSRSVNLSGWLKSALEHCQLGQTGEEGKKSRYSPIDLVRTPRLRKRTIIFWFCWMVQCMVIYGFLFNLSDLAGNPYMNVLWTYGGDAVGVFLGWITIQKFGRRIPCCIFMIVGGVACLAVVAVPKNKQVVSTALAIIGRFLISLTFSVMWLYVSELYPTSIRNLALGSCSTFARFGSMVSPYVVMMSQLPGLSVTLPMMIFGVLSVIAGVMVLWLPETLDANMCQTIEEVAVAEEYYGFVWMGKRVARPCSYFRSPVVEANSSQNLPEDQEFVNENSPLI, from the exons ATGCCGGATGTCGGGGAAAAGTCAAACCAAGAAGATTTCGAGCAATTTGCAAATAGAACTAG AGTGCCGATGCCAAAAACCCAAGGATTCTTTTTTGAGTTTGACGATATTTTGAAGTTCATTGGAGAGTTTGGTTCTCGCCAAAGCAATCTTTTCTTTATCACTTGTGTGTTTGTTAACATACCATGTGCTTTCCAACTCATCTCCTTGTATTTCATAAATGGTACCCCCAAGTTTCAATGTGTGACACCCAGTGCTAGTGCCATATGTGATGTGGATAAATGTTGcaaaaattgttcaaaatatgaaTTTACTGAAAATTTTACCAGTACAACCACAGAG TACAATCTGATCTGTGATAGAGCCTACATCGCTGCCAGTATGCAAGCTGGTTTCATGGCTGGAATGGTAGTTGGGTCGTCTTTATTTGGAGCTGTCTCGGATTCATACGGTCGTCGTTTTTGCATGTTTTTATGCGCTTTTCTTACG TTTGTTTTCAGCATTGGTGCGGCTTACACGCACTCCTTGATCCTGTTTACGGTGCTTCGTGTCGCTACCGCGGCCTCATTGACGGGTTTAATGTACGCTCAATATGTGTATACATTGGAAATCGTAGGAGCAAGTTACCGCACTTTAGTGGCACAAACCTCAGCGTTATTTTGGGTAATAGGAAATCTTGGCTTGGCATTGCTAGCTTACTACATCAGGGAATGGCGAACATTGCTCCTTATCATCAGCTGCCCTCCAGTCTTGCTTATTTTCCTTTGGAG GTTCGTGCCCGAATCGCCCAGATGGCTTGTTGCACAAGGTCGCACAGACGAAGCCGCTCGagttttgaccaaattttgtGACAACTCCTCAAGATCTGTTAACCTATCTGGGTGGTTAAAAAGTGCATTGGAACATTGTCAACTGGGACAAACCGGCGaagaaggaaagaaatcgaGATATTCGCCTATTGACCTTGTACGCACACCGCGCTTGCGGAAAAGGACTATCATCTTCTGGTTCTGTTG GATGGTTCAATGCATGGTGATTTATGgatttttattcaacttatctGATTTGGCGGGAAATCCATACATGAATGTACTGTGGACGTATGGCGGTGATGCAGTTGGCGTATTTTTAGGGTGGATAACGATACAAAA ATTTGGCCGTCGTATTCCATGCTGCATTTTCATGATTGTCGGGGGTGTTGCATGCTTAGCTGTTGTCGCAGTACCGAAGA ACAAACAGGTGGTCAGCACGGCGTTGGCTATAATTGGACGATTTCTCATCAGTTTAACATTCAGCGTCATGTGGCTGTACGTCAGTGAGCTGTATCCGACCTCAATCAG AAACCTCGCTTTGGGAAGTTGCTCTACTTTTGCTCGATTTGGCTCAATGGTGTCTCCTTATGTTGTAATGATG TCTCAATTGCCTGGACTCAGTGTGACTCTGCCCATGATGATCTTTGGTGTTTTGTCGGTCATCGCCGGTGTTATGGTGCTTTGGCTTCCAGAAACTCTTGATGCAAACATGTGCCAAACGATCGAGGAAGTGGCTGTCGCAGAAGAGTATTATGGTTTTGTTTGGATGGGTAAAAGGGTAGCGAGGCCCTGCTCATATTTTAG
- the LOC138047469 gene encoding solute carrier family 22 member 15-like isoform X3, with amino-acid sequence MPKTQGFFFEFDDILKFIGEFGSRQSNLFFITCVFVNIPCAFQLISLYFINGTPKFQCVTPSASAICDVDKCCKNCSKYEFTENFTSTTTEYNLICDRAYIAASMQAGFMAGMVVGSSLFGAVSDSYGRRFCMFLCAFLTFVFSIGAAYTHSLILFTVLRVATAASLTGLMYAQYVYTLEIVGASYRTLVAQTSALFWVIGNLGLALLAYYIREWRTLLLIISCPPVLLIFLWRFVPESPRWLVAQGRTDEAARVLTKFCDNSSRSVNLSGWLKSALEHCQLGQTGEEGKKSRYSPIDLVRTPRLRKRTIIFWFCWMVQCMVIYGFLFNLSDLAGNPYMNVLWTYGGDAVGVFLGWITIQKFGRRIPCCIFMIVGGVACLAVVAVPKNKQVVSTALAIIGRFLISLTFSVMWLYVSELYPTSIRNLALGSCSTFARFGSMVSPYVVMMSQLPGLSVTLPMMIFGVLSVIAGVMVLWLPETLDANMCQTIEEVAVAEEYYGFVWMGKRVARPCSYFRSPVVEANSSQNLPEDQEFVNENSPLI; translated from the exons ATGCCAAAAACCCAAGGATTCTTTTTTGAGTTTGACGATATTTTGAAGTTCATTGGAGAGTTTGGTTCTCGCCAAAGCAATCTTTTCTTTATCACTTGTGTGTTTGTTAACATACCATGTGCTTTCCAACTCATCTCCTTGTATTTCATAAATGGTACCCCCAAGTTTCAATGTGTGACACCCAGTGCTAGTGCCATATGTGATGTGGATAAATGTTGcaaaaattgttcaaaatatgaaTTTACTGAAAATTTTACCAGTACAACCACAGAG TACAATCTGATCTGTGATAGAGCCTACATCGCTGCCAGTATGCAAGCTGGTTTCATGGCTGGAATGGTAGTTGGGTCGTCTTTATTTGGAGCTGTCTCGGATTCATACGGTCGTCGTTTTTGCATGTTTTTATGCGCTTTTCTTACG TTTGTTTTCAGCATTGGTGCGGCTTACACGCACTCCTTGATCCTGTTTACGGTGCTTCGTGTCGCTACCGCGGCCTCATTGACGGGTTTAATGTACGCTCAATATGTGTATACATTGGAAATCGTAGGAGCAAGTTACCGCACTTTAGTGGCACAAACCTCAGCGTTATTTTGGGTAATAGGAAATCTTGGCTTGGCATTGCTAGCTTACTACATCAGGGAATGGCGAACATTGCTCCTTATCATCAGCTGCCCTCCAGTCTTGCTTATTTTCCTTTGGAG GTTCGTGCCCGAATCGCCCAGATGGCTTGTTGCACAAGGTCGCACAGACGAAGCCGCTCGagttttgaccaaattttgtGACAACTCCTCAAGATCTGTTAACCTATCTGGGTGGTTAAAAAGTGCATTGGAACATTGTCAACTGGGACAAACCGGCGaagaaggaaagaaatcgaGATATTCGCCTATTGACCTTGTACGCACACCGCGCTTGCGGAAAAGGACTATCATCTTCTGGTTCTGTTG GATGGTTCAATGCATGGTGATTTATGgatttttattcaacttatctGATTTGGCGGGAAATCCATACATGAATGTACTGTGGACGTATGGCGGTGATGCAGTTGGCGTATTTTTAGGGTGGATAACGATACAAAA ATTTGGCCGTCGTATTCCATGCTGCATTTTCATGATTGTCGGGGGTGTTGCATGCTTAGCTGTTGTCGCAGTACCGAAGA ACAAACAGGTGGTCAGCACGGCGTTGGCTATAATTGGACGATTTCTCATCAGTTTAACATTCAGCGTCATGTGGCTGTACGTCAGTGAGCTGTATCCGACCTCAATCAG AAACCTCGCTTTGGGAAGTTGCTCTACTTTTGCTCGATTTGGCTCAATGGTGTCTCCTTATGTTGTAATGATG TCTCAATTGCCTGGACTCAGTGTGACTCTGCCCATGATGATCTTTGGTGTTTTGTCGGTCATCGCCGGTGTTATGGTGCTTTGGCTTCCAGAAACTCTTGATGCAAACATGTGCCAAACGATCGAGGAAGTGGCTGTCGCAGAAGAGTATTATGGTTTTGTTTGGATGGGTAAAAGGGTAGCGAGGCCCTGCTCATATTTTAG